In Podospora pseudoanserina strain CBS 124.78 chromosome 5, whole genome shotgun sequence, a single window of DNA contains:
- the cmk1 gene encoding Calcium/calmodulin-dependent protein kinase type I (COG:T; EggNog:ENOG503NX22), with the protein MATPGGRPAQPNIQPCQYKVGKTLGAGSYSVVKECVHIDTGRYYAAKVINKRLMAGREHMVRNEIAVLRKVSMGHQNILTLVDYFETMNNLYLVTDLALGGELFERICRKGSYYESDAADLIRATLSAIAYLHDHGIVHRDLKPENLLFRTPEDNADLLIADFGLSRIMDEEQFHVLTTTCGTPGYMAPEIFKKTGHGKPVDLWALGVITYFLLCGYTPFDRDSDFEEMQAILNADYSFTPLEYWRGVSESAKDFIKRCLTIDPGKRMTAHEALQHPFVAGWLNKNGGGGEGQDGEGDKGANLLPTVKKNFNARRTLHAAIDTVRAINKLREGQNGGGMNGGRSGEPGRGGLQAQRGIPPAGGVGVGGGRDDSGISGMGGSTTGSGGRDSGFVSGGSQQQQQDGDVSMEDAPLGGVPASLRPGSEANRVVELSKGLWSGGESRR; encoded by the exons ATGGCCACCCCCGGCGGCCGACCTGCCCAACCCAACATCCAACCATGCCAATACAAAGTCGGCAAGACCCTCGGCGCGGGGTCTTACTCGGTCGTGAAGGAGTGCGTGCACATTGATACCGGCAGGTACTACGCCGCCAAGGTGATTAACAAGAGGCTGATGGCTGGACGTGAGCACATG GTCCGCAACGAAATCGCCGTCCTCCGCAAAGTCTCCATGGGCCACCAAaacatcctcaccctcgtcGACTACTTTGAAACAATGAACAACCTCTACCTCGTAACcgacctcgccctcggcggcGAGCTCTTTGAGCGCATCTGCCGCAAAGGCTCCTACTACGAATCCGACGCCGCCGACCTCATCCGCGCGACGCTCTCGGCGATAGCCTACCTCCACGACCACGGCATCGTCCACCGCGACCTCAAGCCGGagaacctcctcttccgcaCCCCCGAGGACAACGCCGACCTGCTCATTGCGGATTTCGGCCTCTCGCGCATCATGGACGAGGAGCAGTTCCACGTCTTGACGACCACCTGCGGCACGCCGGGGTACATGGCGCCCGAGATTTTCAAAAAGACGGGCCACGGCAAGCCGGTTGATCTCTGGGCGCTGGGGGTGATTACGTACTTTTTGCTGTGCGGGTACACGCCGTTTGATCGGGACAGCGACTTTGAGGAGATGCAGGCGATTCTGAATGCGGATTACAGCTTTACGCCGTTGGAGTactggaggggggtgagcGAGAGTGCAAAGGACTTTATCAAGAGGTGTTTGACTATTGATccggggaagaggatgacggcGCATGAGGCGTTGCAGCATCCTTTTGTGGCCGGGTGGCTGAACaagaatggtggtggtggggaggggcaggatggggagggggataagggGGCTAATCTGCTGCcgacggtgaagaagaaTTTCAATGCGAGGAGGACGTTGCATGCTGCTATCGATACGGTGAGGGCGATTAAcaagttgagggaggggcagaATGGGGGGGGGATGAACGGGGGGAGAAGTGGTGAGCCGGGACGGGGGGGGCTGCAGGCGCAGAGGGGGATACCGCCGGCGGGGggcgttggagttgggggagggagggatgatAGTGGGATttcggggatggggggttcGACGActgggagtggtgggagggatAGTGGGTTTGTGAGTGGGGggtcgcagcagcagcagcaggatggGGATGTTAGCATGGAGGATGCTCCTTTGGGGGGGGTGCCGGCTAGTTTGAGGCCGGGGAGTGAGGCGAACAGGGTTGTTGAGTTGAGCAAGGGGCTTTGGAGCGGAGGGGAGAGtcggcgatga
- a CDS encoding hypothetical protein (EggNog:ENOG503NURQ; COG:S), producing MRPILPHLGFATRSISTSLAQVPRRPLLAQGRNPRPHRGIQTTPSLLRADGGEPKTPTKPTPKEDKAQDERSDKPNNHQQQKRRKPPLRNSLHRVAIVAQKGKPTPKPTPSEKAPDAAEGSSTISAVCVADSFDMEKVVDILSSHNFTLDPDNSGFELSEVVHARGLNNGDIFVFPSGTVVTWALPPDVVNTLATKHLLPAAEQPFVENKEVEDLEFVADPEAEESRVNGDVVVLGTRRELESGEGLDTTLAKIAFSSGLARSTKLAVLESSLTRYLESTRHIPDRLSQGLRAPLSRDLILKKAGELLNLRSQLNHYNDLTDSLPDIFWDTEEKLETYYAKIGKALDVGVRIKTLNDKMTYAQEVINMTQGVLDISEKMSSEAHSTRLEWIIIILIAIEVGFELRRLYMERGEDKFEERVLEEVRGLREEVRGLKGGGKEAAAAA from the coding sequence ATGAGGCCCATTCTCCCCCATCTCGGGTTTGCTACCCGCAGCATCAGCACATCCCTCGCCCAGGTTCCACGACGACCCCTCCTTGCGCAGGGTCGCAACCCCCGGCCTCATCGTGGGATTCAAACCACTCCCTCTCTGCTCCGCGCAGATGGCGGCGAACCCAAGACGcccaccaaaccaactcCCAAGGAAGACAAAGCCCAAGATGAAAGATCAGACAagcccaacaaccaccagcagcaaaagcGCCGCAAGCCCCCCCTCCGCAACTCCCTCCACCGCGTGGCCATCGTAGCCCAAAAAggcaaacccacccccaaaccaaccccctccgaAAAAGCCCCCGATGCAGCAGAaggctcctccaccatctcggccGTCTGCGTAGCCGACTCGTTCGACATGGAAAAAGTGGTCGATATCTTGTCTAGTCACAACTTCACCCTCGACCCTGACAACTCGGGCTTTGAACTCTCCGAAGTCGTCCACGCCCGCGGTCTCAACAACGGGGATATCTTTGTCTTCCCCTCAGGAACGGTGGTCACCTGGGCGCTCCCCCCTGACGTGGTCAACACTCTCGCAACAAAACATTTGCTACCAGCAGCGGAACAGCCTTTTGTCGAAAACAAAGAGGTGGAAGACCTCGAGTTCGTCGCCGAcccagaggcagaggagtcAAGGGTGAATGGAGACGTAGTAGTCCTCGGCACAAGAAGGGAACTCGAATCCGGCGAGGGGCTCGACACAACCCTGGCCAAAATCGCCTTTTCATCCGGCCTGGCAAGGAGCACCaagctggcggtgctggagTCCTCCCTGACCCGCTACCTCGAAAGCACTCGCCACATCCCCGACCGGCTCTCCCAGGGGCTCCGCGCCCCGCTGTCGAGAGATTTAATCCTCAAAAAGGCGGGCGAGCTGTTGAACTTGAGGAGTCAGCTGAATCACTACAACGACCTGACGGACTCCCTGCCGGATATCTTTTGGGATaccgaggagaagctggagacGTATTACGCCAAGATTGGGAAGGCGCTGGATGTGGGGGTGAGGATCAAGACGTTGAATGACAAGATGACGTATGCGCAGGAGGTGATCAATATGACGCAGGGGGTGTTGGATATCAGCGAGAAGATGTCTAGCGAGGCGCACAGTACGAGGTTGGAGTGGATTATTATAATACTGATTGCGATTGAGGTAGGGTTTgagctgaggaggttgtatatggagaggggggaggacaagtttgaggagagggttttggaggaggtgagggggttgagggaggaggtcaggggtttgaaggggggtgggaaggaggcagcggcggcggcgtga